A window of the Catenulispora sp. GP43 genome harbors these coding sequences:
- a CDS encoding carbohydrate ABC transporter permease: MARTVGGVRGERDRVYVPYLLPALLIYTVLFIAPAAVTVWYSFTKWQGLGTPAHYTGLANYRAMLSNPVFLTSFRNTLILVVVGGAFVFALTFLTMVVVREMRGRAFVRSMLFVPSILSPIAIGTAVGFLLNPDGALNRLLSDVGLHSLTRGWLGPDLIFKCIVAAVVWISTGFYVAILMSRVDAIPEELYETARLAGANRLEQFRYITFPLSRDALSTGAVLWVIGSVKTFEIVIAFTGTAGSPPIQARTAAVEQYLSVTGGVSGTPQLGSAAAIGVVMFLLTAVLVVVLRRLLRSEAVEL, encoded by the coding sequence ATGGCGCGCACCGTCGGCGGAGTACGCGGCGAACGAGACCGGGTCTACGTTCCCTACCTGCTTCCCGCCCTGTTGATCTACACAGTCCTGTTCATCGCACCGGCCGCCGTGACCGTCTGGTACAGCTTCACCAAATGGCAGGGACTGGGAACCCCCGCGCACTACACCGGGCTGGCCAATTACCGCGCGATGCTGTCCAACCCGGTGTTCCTCACCTCGTTCCGCAACACCCTGATCCTGGTGGTCGTCGGCGGCGCGTTCGTCTTCGCGCTGACCTTCCTCACCATGGTCGTCGTGCGCGAGATGCGGGGGCGGGCGTTCGTCCGGTCGATGCTGTTCGTGCCGAGCATCCTGTCGCCGATCGCGATCGGCACGGCCGTCGGCTTCCTGCTCAATCCGGACGGCGCGCTCAACCGGCTGCTCTCCGATGTCGGACTGCACTCGCTGACCCGGGGCTGGCTCGGCCCGGACCTCATCTTCAAGTGCATCGTCGCCGCGGTGGTCTGGATCTCGACCGGCTTCTACGTGGCGATCCTGATGTCCCGCGTCGACGCGATCCCCGAGGAGCTCTACGAGACGGCGCGGCTGGCCGGGGCCAACCGGCTGGAGCAGTTCCGCTACATCACCTTCCCGCTCAGCCGGGACGCGCTGTCCACCGGCGCCGTGCTGTGGGTCATCGGGTCGGTGAAGACGTTCGAGATCGTGATCGCCTTCACCGGCACCGCCGGGTCGCCCCCGATCCAGGCCCGCACCGCGGCGGTCGAGCAATACCTGTCGGTGACCGGCGGGGTCTCCGGGACGCCGCAGCTCGGCTCGGCCGCGGCCATCGGCGTCGTGATGTTCCTGCTGACCGCGGTGCTCGTGGTGGTTCTGCGGCGGCTTCTGCGGTCCGAGGCGGTGGAGCTGTGA
- a CDS encoding ABC transporter substrate-binding protein — protein MHGLIRRRIPLAGLAVALVAALGVGACGTKENKTKAPAHPTISYWSSWRVGEPQQVIFADAISAYEKATGVTVNVRWLGRDYGDSVKNAGAVGKAPDVYDDADDHITDFRAHGLIQDLSGMMSMTIPNDGVTLGSVLPTSVQKASSDAAGLAMIPFTLDSSGIWYDAATHPEWATSPPATFDDLLAAAEKIKAAGGIPFAQDGTVNGYNAYWIYWLLDRHGGPGTLAALGKSPAGWDNPAVLAAAQDVERLVKANLFEPDYMATKYPAAQNQWAQRKEAMNINGTWLNSETSPDQVSGFQAQMFQFPSVPGGSDSVEVGTIGWSINPKSPNVATAESFLAFMMQKQYMSRISTQALNMSSRSDVPAPPTLAAAQKAIIAATSVQPTDDGASNLYTGWWNDVFLPLDDQLFSGKITAQQFVSTGKSQTASYH, from the coding sequence GTGCACGGACTCATCCGCAGACGCATCCCCCTGGCCGGTCTGGCTGTCGCGCTCGTCGCCGCACTGGGCGTCGGCGCGTGCGGGACCAAGGAGAACAAGACCAAAGCCCCGGCGCATCCCACGATCTCCTACTGGTCCTCGTGGCGGGTCGGCGAGCCGCAGCAGGTGATCTTCGCCGACGCCATCTCGGCCTATGAGAAGGCCACGGGGGTCACGGTCAACGTGCGCTGGCTGGGCCGGGACTACGGGGACAGCGTGAAGAACGCCGGCGCCGTGGGCAAGGCGCCGGACGTCTACGACGACGCCGACGACCACATCACCGACTTCCGCGCGCACGGGCTGATCCAGGACCTGTCCGGGATGATGAGCATGACCATCCCCAACGACGGCGTCACCCTCGGATCGGTCCTGCCGACCTCGGTGCAGAAGGCGTCCTCCGACGCCGCCGGACTGGCGATGATCCCCTTCACGCTCGACTCCAGCGGCATCTGGTACGACGCCGCCACCCACCCCGAATGGGCCACCAGCCCGCCGGCCACCTTCGACGACCTGCTCGCGGCGGCCGAGAAGATCAAGGCCGCCGGCGGGATCCCGTTCGCGCAGGACGGCACCGTCAACGGCTACAACGCCTACTGGATCTACTGGCTCCTGGACCGGCACGGCGGTCCCGGCACCCTGGCCGCCCTGGGCAAGAGCCCGGCCGGCTGGGACAACCCCGCGGTGCTCGCCGCCGCGCAGGACGTCGAGCGGCTGGTGAAGGCCAACCTGTTCGAGCCCGACTACATGGCCACGAAGTACCCGGCGGCCCAGAACCAGTGGGCCCAGCGCAAGGAGGCCATGAACATCAACGGCACCTGGCTGAACAGCGAGACCTCGCCCGACCAGGTCTCCGGGTTCCAGGCGCAGATGTTCCAGTTCCCCTCGGTGCCCGGCGGTTCGGACTCGGTGGAGGTCGGCACGATCGGCTGGAGCATCAACCCCAAGTCGCCGAACGTGGCCACGGCCGAGTCCTTCCTGGCCTTCATGATGCAGAAGCAGTACATGAGCCGGATCTCGACCCAGGCGCTGAACATGAGCTCGCGCTCCGACGTGCCGGCACCGCCGACGCTGGCCGCCGCCCAGAAGGCGATCATCGCCGCGACCAGCGTGCAGCCCACCGACGACGGCGCCTCGAACCTGTACACCGGCTGGTGGAACGACGTCTTCCTGCCGCTGGACGACCAGCTGTTCTCCGGCAAGATCACGGCTCAGCAGTTCGTCAGCACGGGCAAGTCCCAGACCGCGTCCTATCACTGA